A region from the Rhinoderma darwinii isolate aRhiDar2 chromosome 2, aRhiDar2.hap1, whole genome shotgun sequence genome encodes:
- the MRPS17 gene encoding small ribosomal subunit protein uS17m produces MSAVRTSVHAKWIVGKVIGTKMSKTAKVRVTRMVLDSYLLKYYNKRKTYFAYDAEEQCTIGDVVLLKALPERMNKYITHDLSEIVFKVGRVVDPLTGKLCAGSRFLQSLEDVKVDDLDKHLQSLKIEAGISEDKNTEP; encoded by the exons ATGTCAGCTGTACGCACCTCTGTACATGCCAAATGGATTGTAGGAAAAGTGATAGGGACAAAGATGAGCAAAACCGCTAAAGTAAGAGTGACAAGGATGGTGTTGGATTCCTACTTGCTAAAG TATTACAACAAGAGGAAGACGTATTTTGCGTACGATGCGGAGGAGCAGTGCACAATCGGTGATGTTGTGCTGCTGAAAGCTTTACCTGAAAGAATGAACAAATACATCACGCATGATCTCTCTGAAATCGTTTTTAAAGTGGGCCGAGTAGTGGACCCTCTGACTGGGAAGCTGTGTGCGGGCAGCAGATTTCTTCAGAGTTTAGAGGACGTTAAAGTAGATGATCTGGATAAACATCTCCAAAGTCTCAAAATTGAAGCTGGAATAAGTGAAGACAAGAATACAGAGCCATGA